In the genome of Deinococcus sp. QL22, one region contains:
- a CDS encoding response regulator codes for MTPGLDVRRVLIIEDSLEDALLLGLAFEDQAPDIQVDAVSDGDSALALCQTPDPPDLVVLDMHILGQTALEILTQLQQQCPVPIQVVYWSSHAHPADVQAVLEQGPRRIWKSLEKARGSNRSFKPCWPSEWRCPPSGCREGDGPALTQARLLCPSRLAWALPAPYPRPSFGWQAGRFSLTGGLTTALA; via the coding sequence ATGACGCCTGGGCTTGACGTGCGCCGGGTGTTAATCATTGAGGACTCCTTGGAAGATGCTTTGCTCTTAGGGCTCGCTTTTGAGGACCAGGCCCCGGACATCCAAGTGGATGCGGTCTCCGATGGAGACAGTGCCCTTGCCCTGTGCCAAACGCCCGACCCCCCTGACCTGGTGGTGTTGGATATGCACATCCTAGGCCAGACGGCGCTCGAGATCTTGACTCAGCTTCAGCAGCAGTGTCCGGTGCCAATTCAGGTGGTGTACTGGAGCAGTCATGCCCATCCAGCGGACGTGCAGGCCGTACTAGAGCAGGGGCCGCGACGTATCTGGAAAAGCCTCGAGAAGGCGCGGGGTTCGAACAGATCGTTCAAACCTTGCTGGCCCTCTGAGTGGCGGTGTCCACCCTCAGGGTGCAGAGAGGGTGATGGGCCGGCGTTGACACAGGCCAGGTTGCTTTGTCCCTCAAGACTTGCGTGGGCCTTGCCTGCACCTTACCCCCGCCCCAGCTTTGGCTGGCAAGCGGGGCGTTTTTCGTTAACGGGCGGACTCACTACCGCCCTTGCTTGA